The Gopherus evgoodei ecotype Sinaloan lineage chromosome 4, rGopEvg1_v1.p, whole genome shotgun sequence nucleotide sequence TAACAGAAATAAGGCCCCAAACATCAAACAGCTCGTGCCAAAGGACCAAAGGTAAAATGAACATCCTGTGGTGCAGTTTCTTCCTCCAAAGGGTTTGTGGCCACAGCCTTTAGTGGGGCATTGTCCCCCCCAACCTGTTGCTCTGGGCTGACACTTTGTGGTGAGTACAACAGCCCCGGGGGAAGCACGGCCATTCATTTCCCAGCACCGAGCCAGCCCTGTAAACACTGGGCCACCTTCCACCTTGGCGTGACCCCATCCTGCAGGGCCAGGAAGGGCCCGAGTCCTGGGTGAGGCTGGCTGGCAACCTGTTTGAGGCAAACACCTCAGCAGGAGCTAGGCACCCAGAACAAGACAGTGAAGCACAAGGCTACAGGGGGCCAGTGCAGCTACCGACACACCAGGGTGTCAGGATGCAAAGCGACAAGCCTTTGCAGGGATGCTGTCTCTGGGATGGGCATGTCACAGGGCGCATCACCCGCTGCCAgactggcacctcctcctggtcacgCTGGGGTGGAGCTTGAAGCCGCCCACCCCGTCTGCAGCTTGCACACCGTCACTGCatctgcctgcagcccccctcaCCACCTCAGGCACCACAACACCCTCTTTGCAACTCAGGCCTCCATCCGTGTCACCATCCATGTTCCCCCTTCCGGTGGttagtacacctctactctgatataatgcAGTCTGATATAACGCGAATTCGGCTATCATGCGGTAAAGTAGCGCTCCGGGGGACAGGGATGCTTTACctcattatatccgaatttgtgttaccGCAAGTgcttcctctgccccccctcccccattacttactgcagccctccccaggcacccctgccccagctcacctccgcttcgCCGCCTCCCACAAGCACGCCGCAGCTccgcttccccccccaccccggcttgcagcaccaatcagctgatttgcaccacaagcctgggagggaggggggagaagcagggctgcGGCGCGCTCGTGGAAGgagatggagcagaggtgagctggggcaggggagggccgCAGCAAGTAACGGGGGGGAGGGTGTGGAGCGCAGAGGAACCGCTCCTCGCTGTAGCTCATCTTCGCCTCCTGCTCTGAGagcgctgctgctgctccgctccccccacacacactccaggcTTGCAGggtcaaacagctgattggtgtgGCAAGcctaggggagggggagaagctggggcagggagtggtaaAAGCGGTTCCTCTCCCTATCCCAGTGTAATGCGGTCTCAgctataacacggtgagatttttttcGCTCtcgaggaccgcgttatatcagggtagaggtgtatcccAGTCTAACAATCCAGCTGCTTTCcctgtggggcagaggagggactcaggcccacccactattcctggtcccagcccagggaccctgtagatggccACCACATGCTGCATCCCAACCAACTGCTCAGCACgttttcctgggccacttccctgcaacCCCAGCACCCTCTTCCCTCAGGGCCACAGTCCTAGCAGCCAGCTGGGAGTTCcctctcgcccccccccccggtccccgccagcactgctctgtccatgacACTGCAGGGCTCTCTGCCTGCTAGAGACACAGTGCTGACTCCTCAAGCTCCCAGCAGCCACtgaccagctctgccccagggacTTCTTTTAtgtgagcctgctgggctctgattggctgctccctgcagccctttcCTGATTGCCTGCACCCAACACAGCCTCTCTAGGCTGACTGGAGGACCGAACTCCACTGCTCCCATGCAGGATTAGCCCCTTTTACATCTGTGTGGggtagacaccccatcacacaccgTCCCGCTCAAGACTACATCCCTCGGGGGGGTTGGGTGTCTCCTACCCTGCAGCTGCCTAAGCTGTAGCTGTAGCTCATCCCTTTCTCTTTCTGCCTCCCTCAACAGGAGACACACTTCTGCCTGGCCCTGCATACCATCGCTAAACGTTTCCCTCTGGTATGCGAGGTGTCCCCCTGCTCTTTGCAATGGGTAGTTTATCTTTCATTTGCCCCACTCGGTCCCCCAGCACCCTTACGTTCAGGGTCTGAGTCCCCCCACTCGCCACTGGGGTAGAGACTGGACACCTGACTGCCAGTTCCCCAGGTGAGCACAGATAGTGACTCAGAGGATACCTCGGTCCTTGGCATGACATGGATCTGAGAGCAGACATGATGGCAGGCAAGGCACGTCAGGAATGGGGCTACTGACTTGCGGTGCTAATCcccaagacagccagcaggaggtgccactctgggcaaaaatcactcCCCACCGGCTCCCTGGAGACTGCTCCAGAGACCGCATTGACTTTCCTGAGGTGCCCTAACCCTGCAGCAGGACATCTCAAGGGCAGATGCCTGTTGAGGTGTTCCTCTGTTGGCTGTCGGGCCTGAAGCAGAGCCGTAGGAGCCCAAGATCCAGCAAAGACCTGCCTGGCCGAGCCTGAGCATGCAGTGCCTTGCAGAGACTCATGGAGTTTAAGACATGAAGGGATTATTAGATCATCAAGTCCgaactcctgtatatcacaggcccttAAAGTTCACCCATTTCCTCCTGCCCTGCGCCCAGTAACGACTGTCTGGATGAAGCgtcttcccccaaggcctcctGGCTGGGTTTGAAGGCCCCCTTCCCTTGGCTGGCTGTGCCAGGGTTACTCACCCAGCCTGGCAAACATCCGTGTCTTGTTTCTAACTCGAGTGTGTCATGTGCTGCCTTTCTCCACCAGGACAGAGAGCCCATCGGTACCTGGACTGTCCCCCCCTTGGCAGAACTTATACGCTGCATCAAGTCAGCTACAGTCTTCCAATGGCCTGATCCATGTGGGATCTGGGGATCCAGGCAGGCTGAGGGGGATGAACCCCATTTTTCTGCCGTGGAGCAAACGCTGCCTCCCTGCAGGAGCAGAGTCTCCATTCGGGGCACCTCGTAACTTGAGGCTGTAGCATTGGGCCTGCAGATTTCACACAGCCCTTAGCCAGGGAAACGCCCCAATGTTACCGGCTGGATAAGGGCTCTGGGATTCAGCCCTTTGTGGTTATAGTCAAGAGCAGACACAGCCCAACGCCTACCAGAGCAATTCCACCTCAGGGATTCAGCAGAGCCCTGTAGGGTCGTGCTGGTGACTTGCGATGGGGAATTCAGCTGGAGGAGAGCGTAGAAATCGCCCTGTCCCTTGAAATCTCAGAGAGTCAAGAGGAAATTTGGAACCTTGACTCATCCCCAAGGCGACACTGCAAGCGAATGTTCCACCTGGCAAAGCTGCAGTGGTTTTATACACCTTTCCCCACATGTTGCTGCCCTGACACCttccactgtgccaggtgctgcacattATTAGgtgcattacagtagcacctgggGGCCTCACCCATGGCCAggtccccactgtgccaggtgctgtataaTGACTACTACATTCGTTCTCTTGCCACGTAGCTTTTTTATTGATCATTTTGTTTTGGCCCAGAACATTGGTAGGAATGCCCAGGTACATGTATaaagcaggagggagaaagacAAGCAGGGATCAGAGCAGGGAGTTCTCTAAGCAGATTTGCATGAGCAGAATAGCTGAGTGATGCCATGGCAGTGAGCGTGCAGTGTACAGCTGGGTGGCTCTGGCGTCCAAAGAGACTGTGACCTTTGTTCCCCCAGCCTCCGGCCTGCTGCAGGGTCCCATTGGAAAGTGGCTCCCAGCAGGAGCCCACCAGCGGGGACCGAGGGGGAATACAGTCGTGTGACACCTTTCAGACCAGCCTCTTTTCCGGTGAAAAATGCAGGTTTGGTGAAACCGAACCATTTGGTGAATCGCTTTGGCTTCACTAAAGTGTATCGGTCACAACTAAAAACCAAAAATAACCCAGAACAAATCGAAACGTTTGGCATGTTTGGTCTGAAACTACTTTCCCTTTTGAAATGGCCTTTagtttgattaaaaacaaacaagcaaacaagaaTTTTAATATGGTcacaatcaaaacaaaatttttgttTGGTGCAAAGTGATTTTCCCCACTTCTCCATttgcacaatattttttttttaaaaatttcccctCCTAATTTTTAGAATTCCCAGCAAACCCCCAAACCTGTTAATCGCCCAGTCCTACCCAGGACACAAAAGATGGGATAAGGACACAGCAGTAATTGGTTCCAGATGTGAAGCTACAGAACAGGAAAGTGACGCAGCCTCCACTGCAGGATACAGGCCGCGTCTTCCACCACGTCCTGTTACCAGGATTGGTCCCTGAAGCTGTAGGAACAGGCATTGCCCATGCAAAATAGGAAGAGAAACAGCTATTGGTTGTGGTGCCCAGATGTGGATGGGACCTTTTCTCTCTAGGGGGGCCAGTTCTGATCTGGACCGAGGGTGTGGCACTAGCTGGCTCAAGGGATGggaaatgggacatggggcctttgcCTTGTAGGGGGTACTAGCTCCAACGAGGCCCCAGGGAAGTGGTCCCAGCAAGTTTAGGGAGTCAGGGAAGGGGATACGAGGCCTTTCCCATCTAAGGCTCTAGTGCCAGTATGGCCAGTTTCAGGTCAGCAGTAACTAAAGATGCTCCTGTCTGAAGGCCGTTTAGTGGCTCCTGCCTGAGCTGGTGGATCTCAGCCTGGGAGCAAAGTACCCATCTCACAGGAGTCACCCACCCATAGGCCAGAGGAGTCCTGGAGACTAAGCTCCCCAAAGACGTCTCTTCCCAAGCAGGCGGTGTGCAGGCAGGATGCTGCCATCGCTGTGTGTGGAGCTCACTGGGACAGAGATTGTGTCTTCCTACGTGTTTGTACAGTAGCTGGCCCAGTCTGAGCACAACTGCAATATAAACAACAACAGGGCCCCGGGGGTGCCCAAACAGTCACCGGGACACCTTCAGCCTCTGCTAGAGTTCACCTGTCCGGAGAATACCCCGCCCTGGTGGGAGCGAAGCTGGATGGTACCTGTTCCGCAGGGTGTATTTGCAAACGAACGGAAAGGACCGGCTGGCGTTATAGTCGTTCCAGGTTACAAAGCCTGAAAGAGACGGAGTCAGAAGGAATCAGCCTAAGAACAAACCACCCGCTGGCAGGAACGGGCACTTCCATGACTAGGAAAGTCATCTGCATGTGAGAGCTAATGTAACCACTGTACCTGTGTGGACATCTGTTCGGTCATGGCTGGggtgattagatagatagatactggaAAACACTAGTGGGAACTGAGATGAGGCATGAAAAGAAAGGCTGAGAACAATATTGCCCTTGTCCATTGCCATCTTGCATCTTGGGTCATCAATTTCTCCATTGCAAATTGATGTAACCGATGACCCATGCCTGCCAATAGTGGGGGAGGACggagtgagggcagctggcttcagtagtgtttctgagcatgctcagttcatGTGAGCATGCttagtacaagccaagcagcaaatggaGGGGCAACCCTCctttaccccacccccaccccccgcccacgTGTCTCCTCTTTGCACGCACATACGTAGTTCTGCTGTACCTGACGGCACATGGGGCAGGCCGGAGCTGCTCCCAGCCCGAGGTGATCACACATGGTTCTGTTTGCGGAGTTCACTTTGAACCTGGGTCACAATGCACTTGAGTTTTCCATCCTCTGGCACTGATCGGGGTGTACTGGGGAGGGCTCTCCCCAGGAAATGGCCAGACACTAGGGAGGGCTTTTGTTTGGATTGGCCTGTTTTtggaggggtgcaggcaggggttgTCTTCTTCCAAAGCATTTGGCATAAGCCACAGTCAGGGGCAGAGGTAGGTCAGTCAGTGGACTGAGCTGctagggcagggccaggggaccAAACCAGACAGCAAAATGATTTGATCGGATGGTGCAGCCAACCAGCAGGAACTGAATCTGGGTGATGTTCTTCTGGCGAGAGTCAGGGGGTTGAGATAATGAGCCAGCCCTGACCAAATGGAGCCACcaagcctctgccccccacccccaggacaaAACTCCCACCATTTTGCAGGATCCAAGAGCCCAGGTAGTTCTCTCCTGGGAGGCCATCGGGCTGGCCTGCAGGAAATGTCCGGAAATTGTATTTGGAACCATCCGTCCACATGAAAGACCCCTCCTAGAGAAAGGGTGACAGTGTTAGTGACCAAACCGGGGGCCAGGAGCgctgcagggagaggagatggagcAATAGCCAGTAAGGGATCAGCATTGTCTCTAGCACCTAATATCCCAGCTGTGGAGGCCTCTTCCTCACTGAAGCCCTCTCCAGCACTGACAGAGTCAGCCTCACACCACCCCGGGGAGTGGGGAAGGGTCCGCCCCATGTTACAGATAGGGGAACTCAGCACAGGGTAGATTAAGTGACTGcatcaaggtcacacaggcagacagtggcagacccaggaactgaacccaggactCTCAAGTCCCCTTGCACTGCCCTAAGCGCTGGGCCATCCTTCTGTCTGTCAGAGTGAGCAGCACCGCCCTGGCTTGGAATCAGCTCTGCTATAATCCTAAACTGGCACCGCGTTCACCTTCGCGTGCCAGTGTCACCTCCACTTTGGGATCGCACCAGCCTCCACCAGATCCTAACACATCTTCCCAgggtcggtgcaaccatttaggtgacctaggctgttgcctagggcgctgggatttcggggggggggggggcattttcttcggcagtgaccgcggtggctggatcttcggccaccttcgttgccactggcatttaggaggagggagctggggcaggggagcgcagggagggctcTCTGCAGCAAGTTGGGGGGGGCGGcactcaggggaactccctgccccagctgacccctgctctgcctcctccccgagcacgctgtggctgtttcacttcttccgcctcccaggcttgcaacgCCAATCAGCGTAGGCACCGCAATCCTGggaagcgggagaagtgaagcagcgactgcatgcttggggtgctcgtgtgcggagcaggggtgagctggagtggggggggtgagctggggcgggggggtgcctcagggcggagggtggggagtggggatctgctgcaaggggggcacctcagggcgggagGGGATCTGCTGTGGGGggagcacctcagggcggaggcgctgggggggacacaagatggaagtttcccctagggtgtgaaacttccttgcaccggccctccATCTTTCCCACATGCAGCAGCCACGCCCAGCCCTAGCTCTCCCGCAAGCCCAGATGGCAGGGCCTGTTTCTTAGAGGGTGAACGTCAGCTGGAGTGCGGAGGTGACAAAACAGCTGTAGTTTCCACTGCGCCTTTTTTACATCCTGTATCCCagcatgctttgcagctcaggaaCAGTAACACCTACCTCTTctctagcacttttcattagtAGAGCTCAAAACTTTTTACAAAGCAGGTCAGTAGCGTTaccctaattttacagatggggaaactgaggcacaaggagatgCTGGGACTTGCCTAAAGCCAccccagcagcagaggcaggaatagaccTGAGGACTCCTGGGGCCTAATCCAGGCAAACACTCTTCGCTCTACTTTAGATTGAAATAATAAGCCCACAATGTAAGACAGagggagccaaattctgccctcaatccCACGATGTCTCTCTGGTATAAGTAAGTGGAAATGCCAGTCTGACCCTCCAGCCTCGGCGATTGCTCTGACTTGCAGTTGCTCTGATTGCGGGTTGTGCCAGATGAGTGAGGCAGGAGCTACCTTGAAAGTGTCATGTGCACCGATCCAGTAGGCCTGTCCTTTAGTGTAATCCAGCGGCTTGCCCATCAGGTGGAAGATGAAGTCATTTTCCTCTACGCTGTGGATGGAGGCCAGATGGGAATTCTTGCCATAGCTTTGACACGCCACCTGAAAAGGCACCGCATGGACAAATCACACAAGGCTGCAACCAGCGCCCCTGACCCAAAACGCtaagaaatcaatggaaaaacgcccattgacatcagtgggtcaGGGCCCGAGAGAAGGGGGGTGGTCTGGTCGTTGAGGCAGGGGCTAGCCCTCAAGAGAGATGGCCtgaattcccagttctgccacagactcaccaGGTGGccctgggcaagtctcttagCTTCTCAGACCTTGGTTTCCGCCACAGGGAGGGGACTAGGCCATTTGCTACAGGGACAAAAGCCCCCCTCCCGTGGCTATAGTAAGtggctacactacagcagcacagctgcaattGTGCCATTATAGCATGTgccagaatgggggggggggcaaggggacACATCcatcccacttttaaaagtgggggaagaggggatgtGGAGGCGTGGGctagtggggaaggggcagcacagagGCAGGGTctctggggaagaggcagtggggccaggggccaTGATTCAGGCACCTAtgccccccctccctttttttacagagcttctgcctctccctggtgtagacacagcctgagaATGTCAACGTTTGAAAAGTCTGTTGGGAGGACAGGCAGAGCTCAGGTCAGGGGCTGTGTTGTGCCagaaggtgttaatggctgccCTCCACCAACAATTAGAGAGGTGGTTGTAGCTACCTGCTCTGCAAAAACCAGACCCGTGTCCTCCATTtccccatttttgttttt carries:
- the LOC115651062 gene encoding snaclec 3-like, coding for MGPRTFFSLMLIFIAWGACSQENCLCARGFCNEGWVQYQDSCYKASMEPMKWPDAEVACQSYGKNSHLASIHSVEENDFIFHLMGKPLDYTKGQAYWIGAHDTFKEGSFMWTDGSKYNFRTFPAGQPDGLPGENYLGSWILQNGFVTWNDYNASRSFPFVCKYTLRNSFRDQSW